The Streptomyces sp. YIM 121038 sequence GATGTGCTGGTCATCAGGATTCTCCCGTCAAAGGGTGGGTGGTCGTCGCGGGCTGGCGGGGCGGGCAGCACGGGGGTGTGAGGAGCTGGCGGAGGCGGGCGCCGTACCAGGTGCCGAAGTCCCGGCGGGCCGCGTCGGCGTCGTCGGAGGTGTGGACGAGGTTGCGGACCAGCCGCTGCTCGGCGAGCGCGGCGGTGAGGCTGTCGTGGCCGAGGTCGCCGCGGATCGTGCCGGGCGCGGCCCGGGTCGGGTCGAAGTGCCCGAGCAGGTGGCGCAGGCGGGCGTGCAGACCCCGCTCACCGTGGGCCAGCGCGACACTCACGCGCCGGTCGGCGAACTCCGCATCCAGGCAGGCCGGGATGTCCCGGTCGGGGAAGTGGTCGGCGTCGACCAGCAGGTCCCAGTAGTGGACGTGGGCCTGCCAGGGCTGCGCGGTCACATCCAGGCGGTCGCTGACGGTGATGTTGTCGGCGGCGGCGATCCGGGCCAGCACCGTTTCCACCAGGCCGCGCTCGACGGCGTCGGGCTTGCACAGGATGACCGCGCACCGCTCGAAGTCCGGCTCGCCATGCCCCCAATTCCCGTACCAGGTGCCGACGTCCCGGCGGGCGGCCGCAGGGTCGTCGGAGGTGTGGACGAGGTTGCGGATAAGGCGCTGTTCGGCGCGGGCCACGGCCAGGCTGTCGTGGCCGAGGTCGCCGCGGAGCGTGCCGGGCACCGCCATGGTGGGGTCGGTGTGCCCGACGAGCTGCCGTAGCCGGGCGTGCAGGTCCCGCTCGCCGTGGGCGAGCGCCACCGTGACCCGGCGGTGCGCGAACGCCGTGTCCAGCAGTGCGGGAAGATCCTCCGGGGCCCGCTTGGCGTCGGTGAGCAGGTCGCGGTAGACGACGTGCGCCTGCCAGGGCTCGGCCACCATGTCCCTCCGCTCCGACACGGTGATCCCGGCATCGCTGATCCGGGCCAGCACCGTCTCGACCAGGCTCCGTTCGACCGCGTCCGGCTTGCACAGGATGACCGCCCACCGGGCGAAGTCGGTCCCCTCGACGACCGCGCCGCCGCGCGGACCGGCGCTCACCGCGGGCTCCCGGCCGCCGCGCAGGCCTCCCAGCGGTGGGCGGCCAGCCACCGCAGCGCCGGATCCAGTGCACCGAGGATGTCCGGGCTGACGGCTACGGTGTGCTCGTGCCGGATCTGCCGGTACAGCTCGAACAGCAGCAAAACCTGCCGCCAGTACGGCTCAAAGTCCAGGTCGCCGATGTAGGCCGCGTTGTAGCGGACCTGGTTGGTCCGCAGCAGCTCCTCGTGCTCCAGCACCCGGCGTATGGTCGCCGCGGTGGTGCTGGCCGGCATCGGGGGGAACTCGTAGCGCACCGGGGCCGGGCGGGTGTCGGCCTCGTGCAGGGCCCGTTTGACGCGGTCGGCGTTGGCGTCGTTGACGTGGGCCGAGCCGATCGTGTGGGTGTAGGAGCCCAGGTGCAGGCCCAGTTGGATCGCCGCGAACTCCTGGATCATCGTGAAGCTGAAGACATCGCTGAGGAGGCCGCAGTCGAGGTCGTTGGCCCGCATGTGGCAGACCATGTGCAGCCGCCCGCCGCGCGCCAGCAGATGCAGGCCCGCCAGGCACGCCACGTCCGGGTTGCCGGGGTCGGCGAGTTCCTGCTGCCGGAAGACGGGCAGGTAGGCGCGCTTGGTGTCCTGCTCGCGGTGCAGCAGCCCCAGCACCTGCTCGAACGGCGAGACCTCCTCGCCGGGTGCCGGGGTGAGCAGGGTGTGCCCGTAGGCCGAGCCGCCCAGGCTCACGCCGTCGGCGGAGCTGGCACGCATGGACGGGGCGTAGTAGCCGATCATCTCCAGGTCCCGGCGCCCGGCCAGGTACCACAGGGCCTCGGCGTACTGGAACACCGGATTCGCCCGGCGCGTGGCCAGGTAGGGCAGGCGCTGGCGGGGGTCGGGCAGGCGGAAGGCGACACCGATCACCTCGCGCGCGGGATTCCCGCGTGCGTCGATGCGGTGCTCGTGCTGGGTGGTGGCGAGTCTGAGCAGCGCCAGGTAGGCGTCCTCGACGCTGCGGAAGACCGGCGTATGCATGAGGTGACTCCGAAGACAGGCCCGGCCGCGCCGTACGGCCGGGGCAGGCTGGGGCGGTGCGGTCAGGACAGCGCGCACCGGACACGCGTGGAGATCGACTTGCAGACGGTGCACACGAGGTGCGCCAGGTGCATGGGGCCTTGACCGCCGCGGTGTCTCGGGCAGGCCCTGCGGTGGCGCCGTCCACCACCGAAGGGTGGGGCGCAACGCCTTGACGGTGGCGTGCTGCGAGGGGTGGTGCCCTCTCCACCGGCTTGTCTGGTTCCCCCGCCGGTGGAGAGGGCGCGGCCGGCCGCCGTGTCCCCATGTCTGGGCGGCCGGGGCGCCCTGGTGTCGCGTCCCAAGCGACGGGCGCCGCTTCCTCCGCTGCGCCTCGGCGTGCCCGCTCGGGGTGCGGCGCTGCCAGAGGACGGGGGAGCGGGGAGGAAGCCCGCTGGTGGGCCGCTCGGCGCCATTGGGTCCGTCACCTCCACGGCACCGAGCGGCGGTTGAAGGGCCGCCGCCTGCGGTCAGAGAGCGGGCGAGGCGCGCTCGTCGGGCAGCGACTTGAGGAGGTCGGCCAGCTCGTCGGCATCGTGCGCGCTGAAGGTCTGGTAGAGCGCGAGCGCTGCCGTGTAGTAGTCGCGGGCGGCCTCCAGGTCGTCTTCCCGTGCTGCGAAGTTCCCGCGGACCCGCAGGAGCCGGGCCTGCCCGGACAGGGTGCCGGTGGTGTGGAAGTCGGCCTCGGCCAGGTCGAGCAGATCCCGCACCCGGGCCGAGGAGGGGCCATACGGCGGTGCGTAGGTCTCCGCGAGGAGCAGCGCAGCGCGACCTGCGTTGATCAGGTCACCCTCGGCGCGGAGGTCGACGTGGGCGGGGCCCGTGTGGTCGGAGGCCTCGGTCACGCGTCCGTTCTCCAGCTCGATCTGCCCCAGAACGATGCGGGTCAGCGCCGCTGCCCGGCGGTCTCCGATTTCCTGGCAGATCTCCAAGGCCTCGCGCAGCAGGGCCACGGCGGTGACCTGGTCTCCCTGCCCTTTGGCACACAGGGCCATCTCATGGGTGGCCTGCCCCTCACTGCGCCGGTCGCCGTCCTCACGGGCCAGGGCGTAGGCGCGTGTAGCCCACGTGAAGCCGTCGCCGAAACGGCGCAGCCCCCGCAGCGCGATGACGCCGGTGGTCAGCATCTCCCGCTGTGCCATCCGGTCCCCGCACGCCTCCGCCGCCGTCACGCCCAGGCGGTGCAGTTCGCAGGAGAGGTCGTGCAGACGCAGGATGTGGACGCCGGGCCAGGCGGCGTGCACGAGCTGCCAGACCATGGGGTGCCACTGCCGCCGCGCGGCCTCACGCACCATCTGCGCCAGGTCGTCCATGTGCGCCTCGACCCACGCGCGTGCGCCGCGTTCCTCGTCACCGTCGCCCTGGCTGAAGTCCACGGGCGGGACGGGGCGTGTCAGGGTGCGGTCCAGGGTGCGGTGGTGGGGAGTCAGGATCCGTTCGGCGCGCGTGAACGTGGCCAGCAGCCATTCCCCCGTGCCGCGCACAGCGTCTTGGACCGCCTTGTTGCCGTCCACCTGCGTGGCTTGCTGCTGGGCGTGGGGGCGGACCTCGTCGTGGAACCGGTAGGACGTGCCGTCGCGGCCGGGCCGATGGCCGAGGGGTTCCAGGAGGCGGGCGCCGAAGAGGTGGTGCAGGGCGGCGGCCGCCTGGTCGGGGGTGAGGTCGCAGGCGCGGGCGGCGGTATCGATGTCGAACTCCGTCAGCGGCACCATGCTCAGCAGCCGGTAGACCCGGCGGGCGGTGCTGTCGGGTAAGCCGTCGCAGGCCTGATCCAGTACGGACGTCACGGTCCGGGGTCCTTCCGAGCGAAGGGGCGAAGCGCTGGTATGGGACAGGGCGTGAGCGAGCGTGGAGAGCCCTCCGGCGGAGCAGGCAGAGGCGCTGGTGGCGGCCACGACCAGGGGCAGGGGCAGATACGCGCAGCGCGCCGCGATCGCCCCGAGAGCAGCTCGCTGTCCGCGGGCCCGGTCTCTGCCGGCGATCCGGGCCATGAGCCGTTCGGCTGCCGCGGGGTCGAGGGGCTCCAGGTCGTAGGGGAAGGCCCCGTGGGCGTTCAGGGCGTCCAGCGGCTCGCGCGAGGTGACCACGACCAAGTGCCCCGGACCGCCGGGAAGCAGCGCAAGGACCTGGTCGGCGCGGGCGTTGTCCAGCAGGACGCCCAGGCGGCGGCCGTAGCTGGCCGAGCGCCACCAGGCAGCCAGCTCGTGCACATCGTCGGCGTCCGGGCGGTGGCCCAGCGCGCGCAGGAAGTGCCGCAGCACCCGCCGCACGACGGCCGCCGCGGGCTCCCCGGGCGGGCTGCTCAGCTCGGCGTACACCTGTCCGTCCGGGCAGTCACCACAGCGGTCGGTCAGCCACTTGGTGGCCAGCCCGGTCTTGCCCACCCCTCCCGGGCCGCTGATGACCACAAGGGCCGAGGCGTAGTCCGGGCAGGCCTTGGCCGCGTCGCTCAACTCGCGCAGCGCCGACTTCCGGTCCGTCCAGGTCGCGGGAACCGGCAGGAGCTGCCGGGGCGGCGGAGGCACCACGGGCGCCAGAGCGTGCAGATGGACGGCCCCGATCTCCCCGGCCTGCACCACCGGGGCACTGACGGAGGACTGCTGCAGATGGTTGCGCGTCGTACCCGCGTGGCCGCCGCTCATGCCGCCACCTTGTGGGTGTCGGTGGGCCGGTGCGGAGCGACGACCTCTCCATTGGGCAGCAGCTCACCGGTGTCCTCGAAGACCAGGACCCCGTTGCACAGCAGGCTCCAGCCCTGCTCCGGGTGGTGCGCCACCAGGAGCGCGGCTTCCCGGTCGGTGGCCTCCGCGGTGGGGCACGGCGGCTGGTGCTCGCACATCGTCTCACGGCCCTTCTGCTCATCGGGGAAGCGGCGGCACAGGCGGAGGGCGGCCGCGTACCGGCCGGAACAGTGCGCGCTGCTAGCCATGAGGGCCCTGCAGCACAACCGCGGCCACGTTCCGGTCGCGCAGGCAGTTGTGCCGGGCCCACTGGACGTTGCCGAGCAGGCTGTCGAGCTGCGTCTGTGACAGCGCCCGGCGGTAGGGGTCTTCGTCCACGGCCCCCTCGGCGCCGGCCTGCTCGTCGGCGACCGGAGTGAGGACGTACAGGGCTCCGTCGCGCGTCAGCCAGCGGGCGACATCGGTGAGGAACCGCGCGACGTCGAAGTACGCCAGGGAGAAGCGGCAGGTGACCAGGTCCAGGCTCCCGGGCGACAAGCTCGTCGGAAAGCTCGTCGGAATCGAGTCGCCGTTGACGTCGTAGGACTTGTACGTCACCGCGGGATGCTCCTGGAGCCGGGCCTGGCGCAGCGCCTCGGGAGAGTAGTCGTACCCGGTGACACGCGCGGCACCCCACAGGGCGAGCTGGCGAGTCCACTTACCCGTGCCACACCCGAGGTCGGCCACCCGCAGGCCGCGCGGGCTGGGTGCCATCAGCAGGAACCGCTCCAGCTCCTTCTGGCTCGGCAGCACATCCCCACGACCGGTCGTGTATCGGTAATCCCAGGCCGCTGAGGTGATGTGCGTGCGATAGAGCATCTTCACGCCCCCACCGAAGCAGCGATGGGGCACGGCAGTGCCGCCTGCACGGACTTCGTGCCCGCCTCCGCGTCCACGACGTAGGCGAGCCGGGCCCTCAGACCGCGGCGAGCCCGGAGGACCAGGCTGGGCACCGGGCCAGCAAATCCCTGCGGCGGCGTCCAGTCGGCGATCGAGGCGAAGTAGGGGAAGCACACGCTCATGTCCCGCACGGGCGCGTTCAGCACGACAGGCACGGTCAGGTCCGACGCTGTGGCTGGAAGAGTAGAGGACGGGACCAGACGGGGCGGGGAGGACGAAGTCGACATCAGGGCCTCATGAGGGAGTCGGAAGTACCAACAGCAGGTGCGGACGAAGGTCCGACTGAGGGAGGGGGAGCGCCACGCAGCGGAGCGTCACGACGGGCCGATAGGCGCAGTTACATGGCGTGCATGGCCCTTGCCGGGTGGGGAGGTGGAAAGGGGCGGTGCCGCTCCAGTGCCTGGTGCAACATCACCGGCCCGACGAGGTGCGTCTGCCGCGCCCCGGCGAAGGGCCGCATCCAGTACCGGCCGGGTGGTGCCTGCCGATCCGGGGGCGGGATGCGTAGAGTCCCGCCCCCGAAGCACTGAGCATCACGGCAGACCCAGCGCCTGGCGGTGCGAGGCGGCACCAGGGCGATGAACCGGTCCTCACGGATCGCCTTGCCCATCGAGGCGATGACGGGCCCGCAGCCAGGGTGTTGCATCGCGTCCAGCTCGTGGATGACCGCGAGACCGCGGCGCCCTGCGGAGAAGACCACGACGTCGAACAGGACCCCCACCGATACCACCCTCTCGGCGTCAGCGGTCAAGGTGAGGATCGCCCGCACAGCATCGTCATTCGCATTCCGCAGGCAGCGGACTGCGTCTGCCAGCTCGGTCATGTCGCCCGCGACGGGGCGGAGGACTTGGGGAAGAGGACGCCGTGCACCGGGCATCGCCCCCTGAGGTGCGTCTGCCATCGTGTCCCGCCCCCGCTCTGACCTGGTCTGAGAGATCCGAGTGAGCAAGGTTCCTCGCAGCCACTGGCAGCAACAACCGTGAACCGAGCGGGAGTCACGGTCGGCGTCTCCGGATTCACGGTTTCGCTCCACCCGACCGTGAAGAAGTCACGGCTTCTCGACGCAGAGTTGCAAACCGATCACTACGCTCGTGCCATGTGACGCGGAGGGAGTCCGGCTCATGGAACAGCACTCGCAACCGCACAGTCCCTCTTGTGCCAAGCGCATCCGCAAGAGCGGGAACGAGGCGGGGCACAGCGTTGCGGAGATCGTGCTGGAGATCCATCGGTGCTGCCACGTCAGCGTGCTGCGAGCTCATCGCCTTGCCCGGGGGTGGACCCAGACAGAAGCCGTGGGCCATCTTCGTGACTTGGCGAAGTCGCTGGGGCTGACCACGCCGCGTACCGATGCTGACCAGCTGCGGCTCTGGGAACTCGGCGATCACCAGCCGCGGCGGAAAGCGATCGACCTGCTGTGCCGCCTGTACGACTGCACGGCGCACGACATCGGCCTCGCGGCCCCCTCGACGTCACCGGGTACCCACCCGCAGCAGGCAATGGCCTCCAGCGCAAGCGGCCTCCCCGCCCCGGATCCGCTCACCGACCGAATCGATGCTGCCCGGCGCTCCGTCGACCGCACCCTCGCGCTCTCCAGCGTCAGCGCCGCGCAAATGGACCTGCTCGACGAACGTCTCCTGGACGTACGGCGGCAGTACCTCTACACCGCCCCGACGGACATGCTGAACGTCCTCCTGCACGAGATGGAGGAAGTCAAAGGCCTGTCTGCCGACCGGCAGCCCGCCGCAGTCCAGGTCCGGCTGTCGGAGATGACCGCGGTGCTCGCCACTCTGATCGCCGACGCACTGATGAAACTGGGCCGGCTCACCCCATCCCGAGCCTGGTACGACACCGCCCAGACAGCGGCGGACGACAGCGGCAACCTGGAACTTCGGGCCCGTGTCCGCGCGCAGCGCGCCATGCTGCCGTACTACTACGGCCCGCTGGAAGGCGCGGTCGTCCTGGGGCGAGAGGCCCGGCTGCTCTCCCGCGGACGCCAGACTCCGACGGCGGCCTTCGCAGCTGCGGCAGAAGCCCGCGCCCTCGCCCGCCAAGGCAACGCGGCCGCTGCGGAAGCCGCCATCGCCGCCGCCCAGCGCATGTACGAACACTGCCATCACGGAGACCAAGACGATGCGTTCGCCTTCCCTGAGCGGCGCCTCCACCTGTACCTGAGCGGCGCCTACACAGCCCTGGGGCGCAGCAGCCAGGCCCGCAGAGCGCAGGAGCAGGCACTCGCCCTGTACCCGGCCCGGACGGGGATCGACCCTGCCCTGCTCCAGCTGGAGGCCGCGATCTGCCTGGCACAGGACCGCAGCCCTGCCGAGGCATGCCAACTCGCTGGGACCACCTTCCTTCAGGTACCTGCCAGCCACCGAACCCACATCCTGGAGGAACGGGCCCGTCATGTTCTCGGGGTGCTGCCACCGGGGATACGAAGCGGACGAGCGGCACGGGAACTCACGGAGATCCTCGCGTTGCCGAAGGGCCGAACGTGACAGCGCCGGGACTCGTCAGCGAGCCTGAACCCCATGACAGCTCCAGCGCCGGCCCCCGGCGGGTTCGAAGAACCCGAACTGCATCAGATCCTGAACCATGCATGCCAGGCAGCACAGCTCGACCCGTCGAACGCCCGCCTGCTGCGCGGCCACACCAACGCCGTGGTGCTGCTGCCCGACGCTCACGTGGTCGTGAAGATCGCCCGCCGTGGGACCCCCTTCGCGACCGTCCAGCGCACCACCGCGTTCGTGCGGTGGCTGATGGACCGCGGCTTCCCCACCGGCCCCCTGTACCCCGGACTGGAGCAACCTCTCCTCGTAGACGGGCACCCGGTCACCATCTGGGCCTACCTCCCCCAGCCGGACCGGCCCGTCAGCGCCGCGCAGATCGCCAAGCCCCTGCTCACCCTCCACAACCTGCCCGCTCCGCCCATGGACCTCCCGCAGCACGACAACATCCGAGCCATCCGAAGGTCCATCGACGCGATCTCCTCGCTGCCTCCGGCCTCCCTCCGACTTCTGAGCGACCGAGTCGATCGACTCGAAGCCGAACTCGACGCAGTGCAATTCGCTCTGCCCACCGGCGTTCTACAAGGCGACCCCCAGCACCGCAACGCACTGCACTACGGGGATGAGGCTGTCCTGATCGACTGGGACACCGTGGCCTACGGCCACCCAGAGTGGGACCTGGTCACCATCGAGGTGCACTGCCGTCGGTTCGGCCATGGCCTCGACCACTACAAGGGCTTCGCCGCAGCCTACGGATTCGACGTCACCGCGCTGCCCGGCTACCCGACCCTCCGCGACCTCCGAGAACTGCGCATGATCACGACGAACGCGCGCAAGACACACCACACACCCGAGAGTGTCCACGAAGTACAGCGGCGCGTAGAGGGCCTCTATCAGGAGGACCACGACTTGCGCTGGCACATCCTGTGATCGTTTACGCATCCTGCACACGGACGCGGACGCCTACGCGCGGTGGGCTGGGAAGACGCTGCCCACTGCCTCCCGGTGGGAGAAGGCGGCGCGGGGCGACAAGGGCCGCATGTACCCGTGGGGCAGCGCCGCCACCGCAACGAACTGCAACGTTCAAGAATCCGGCATAGAAAGGTTGATGCCCGTCGGTACCGCAGCGGCGTGAGCCCGTACGGCGCGCACAACCTGTGCGGCAACATTTGGGAATGGTGCTCGACGCCGACCGCCGCGATCAATTACAGCACCGCGCGGCCGCCACCATGAGCGACGACGACAAGGGATTCCGCGGCGTTCTGGGAGCATGAACGTGTGCCGCTCTCAAACAAGCGCGAGCGGCACACAGCAAGACGACTCCTTCGTGATCCGAGGGCTGTTCGAACGCGTTGCTGCCCCAGCTCGTTGGGTGAGGCGGGCCCGGCCCGGCTCGGCCGGGCGAATCTCCCGGCTGGACGGGATCAGCAGCTGCCCGTGAGCGTGTGTACTCGGTGGCCGATGACCAGTTCATGAGCGTCGGCTACGGGGCGCGACGGCAGTCCGGCGGCCGCCTTGTCTGAGGATGATCGGTTCACGCTTCGTGGCCTCCCTCCGGAGCCCGGTCGGCGACGTTCGTCATTGACTACCGTGACCGGGCAGTGCCTGCAGCACGCGCAACGCTGTGGTGGTAGAAGTCGACCACTGGCGGCTTGAACAGGCCCGACCACGCTGGTCAGAGCTCTGGCATGTCACCGTGGCGGACGGGTTCGGCTGAGGCCTTGCGCGTGCTCCGGTGATCATCGGGACGGCCGGCGGCGTTCCCCCAGAGCCCCTCACGGCCTGAGCGGTTCGCACGCGAGCAGCCAGCGAACACGGGTCGCGCCCGCCGATGGCGGGAACGTCCGCGCGCGGTGCCGGTCACCGTTCGCAGACCGCGGGTCGCGGTGGTGGTCGCCGTTGTCAGATCCCCGACCGCCATCCTCGTGACCGTTTCGTCGCCGTGGTCGGGGTGCGCTGGTCGACGGGCCGGTCGGTGCTCCCGGGTTGCCTCTCGGTTTCACCCCCTTCTGCTCTGACCGGGAGGACGCGCATGCTTGATTCCCCTCCGTCACCGGGCTCGGCGGCACCGCCGACCGCTGCCGGTGCGGCCCTGTGCCAGATGAACCGCCGGGTGCAGTTGGGCCGCCTCATGGTGTTAGCAGCGCTCACTGCCGGGCCGCTCGCCCTGCTCGTGTCCGCCTGGCCGTCGCCCAGCACCAGCAGCGCCGCCCCCGCCTCGAAGCCGCAGCGCACCAGCGAAGTCGCTGCGCATGCGGACCCGGCCGGATATGCCGCGGAATTCGTAGATGCCTGGCTGCGCACGACGGATGACCCGACGTCGCCCGCTGCCGAGCGGGCGCGATCCTTGGCCCCGGAGGTCGCTCTGCCCTCGCGCAAGGACGGTGCGCCGATGCCGCGCCGGGTGACGCCGGTGCGCAGCATCGCGCGCGGCGGCGGTGCTTGGTCGGTAACTGTGGCCGTGCAGTTCGAGGGGGCGGTTCGCTATTTCGCTGTGCCGACGCGGGTGTCCGCCGACGGAGGCTCGGCCGTGATGACCGGTGCCCCGGCGCTGGTGCCCGCGCCAGGGCGTCTGGCGGTGCCCGATTCGCCGTACGGAGTGAGCGTCGAGAGCGGGCCGCTGACCGCGACCGTGCGTGGGTTCTTGGCGGCGTACCTGGCAGGGCAGGGCGAGGTCACCCGCTACCTCGCGCCGGGTGCGAGGGCGTCGGCGGTCTCCCCGGCCGCCACGTCAGTGGCGGTGCGGGAGGTGAGCGCGCGCGAGGATGCGGCGGCCGACGGTCTCGTGCCGCGGCCGGGAGCGCGCGTGCATGTGCTGGCCCAGGTCGAGGCGCGCGATGGCTGGGGCCGGTGGCCGCTGGCGTATGAGCTGACGTTGTCGGCGCGCGGGGACCGGTGGGAGATCTCCGCGATCGCTGCGGGCGGTGGGCGGTGATGGCAGTGGTTCAGGGCCACCGGGTCCAGGTCGCGGGGAAGTTGGCGGATCTGGGGGATTCCTGGATCGAGACGGCGAAGGACTGGGGGACGGCGGGGCTGAAAGCGGCCCTGATCGTGATCGTCGTGGTGGTGATGGTCCAGCGCCTCAGTCTCAAGGCGGGGATCGGCGCGCTGATTTTGATGGTGATCGCGCTGGGCATCTACAGCGCGCGTGATGATTTGGCCGGCCTGTTCAAGGACGAGGTGGAGAACCCCTCCAACGGCGCGCCCGCTTTCGACCACGGCGATCCGCTGCGGGCTGCGTCGTTCAGGGTGGGCCTGTGAACGCGGCCGTGGGTCCGCGGCCAGCGCGCTGCTACACCGCTGCGCGCCGTCATCCGTGGGTGCTGGGACGGTGGGCGGACTGGCGGATCCCGTTCGGCCCCTACAACGCGGCGCAGATCGCGCTGGCCGTCGTCGGCGGCTTCGTTCTGGTCAAGCTGCTGCCGGTGTGGTCTGCGCTCGGCCCGGCAGGCGGTGGGCTCGTGCTTGCTGTCTGGGTCTGGGGGATCTGGGTGCTGCGCCGACCCCGGATCGGCGGGCGCAGCCCGTTGGCCGCCGCGCTGGGACTTTGCGCGCTGGCCGGACAGCCCGCGGGCGGCCGCATCGGCCGGCGAGCGGCCCGGGACCGCCGACCACGCCGCCTGGGTGGCGGCTTCGTCCTGGAGTCTCTGCCGCTGTCCGCCCGCCCCGCGGCCAGGGCGCGCCGCGCGCGCCGGACGGTCTTCTGCGTGGGGATGTCAGGGAGTTCAGGCGGCCGCCGCGGGGGCCCGGCGGGCCCCGGTGGTGCGGACGCGGCTCCGGTGTCGTCGGTGCAGGCGCTGCTCGCGAGGGCCCGATCCGGTCAAGGAGTGCGGTGATGAGGGTTCCTGTACGGCATATCGCCGGGCATCTGGTGTGGTCCGTCCATGGTCATACCTGGGCTGTCTACCGGATCCACCCCGGCCCCGAGGCGCGGGGCCAGGAGAGCGTGCCGGGCACCTACAACCCGGCGACGGTGCGCGGTGAGCTGCTGGAACGGGTGACCACGCTGGTGCGCTCGCTGTCCGGCGCAGCGCCGCGGCTGTTCGGGCTGTGCGCCCAGGTCGATGCCGCCGAGGTGGTGTGGCGGATGACCGAGGGACTGCAGCAGGACGACGGCAGTCTGCAGCCGGGTGCTCGGGGGTGGGTGGAGCAGCTGGAGGCGGCGCTCGATCTGCTGGAGGGGCAGGAGATGCATCAGCGCACGTGGTGGCTGGCGGTGCCGCTGGCCAGTGAGAACCAGGGGCTGAAGGCAGTTGGGGCGCTGTGGGCGGATGTCGCCGATGCCGTCGGTCTGCGCGCGGGGCCCGTGCCGCGCGCGGAGGTCCTGGCCTGCCGGGACAAGGCCGCTCAGGTGGAGGCGCAGCTGTCGGGCGGTCTTCCCTACCGGCCTGCTCGGCCCGCGGAGATCGTGTGGATGATCCAGCACGCTCTGCACCGCGGGCTCGCCGAGCCGCTGC is a genomic window containing:
- a CDS encoding nucleoside-diphosphate kinase; this translates as MSAGPRGGAVVEGTDFARWAVILCKPDAVERSLVETVLARISDAGITVSERRDMVAEPWQAHVVYRDLLTDAKRAPEDLPALLDTAFAHRRVTVALAHGERDLHARLRQLVGHTDPTMAVPGTLRGDLGHDSLAVARAEQRLIRNLVHTSDDPAAARRDVGTWYGNWGHGEPDFERCAVILCKPDAVERGLVETVLARIAAADNITVSDRLDVTAQPWQAHVHYWDLLVDADHFPDRDIPACLDAEFADRRVSVALAHGERGLHARLRHLLGHFDPTRAAPGTIRGDLGHDSLTAALAEQRLVRNLVHTSDDADAARRDFGTWYGARLRQLLTPPCCPPRQPATTTHPLTGES
- a CDS encoding thymidylate synthase, with protein sequence MHTPVFRSVEDAYLALLRLATTQHEHRIDARGNPAREVIGVAFRLPDPRQRLPYLATRRANPVFQYAEALWYLAGRRDLEMIGYYAPSMRASSADGVSLGGSAYGHTLLTPAPGEEVSPFEQVLGLLHREQDTKRAYLPVFRQQELADPGNPDVACLAGLHLLARGGRLHMVCHMRANDLDCGLLSDVFSFTMIQEFAAIQLGLHLGSYTHTIGSAHVNDANADRVKRALHEADTRPAPVRYEFPPMPASTTAATIRRVLEHEELLRTNQVRYNAAYIGDLDFEPYWRQVLLLFELYRQIRHEHTVAVSPDILGALDPALRWLAAHRWEACAAAGSPR
- a CDS encoding ATP-binding protein; translated protein: MSGGHAGTTRNHLQQSSVSAPVVQAGEIGAVHLHALAPVVPPPPRQLLPVPATWTDRKSALRELSDAAKACPDYASALVVISGPGGVGKTGLATKWLTDRCGDCPDGQVYAELSSPPGEPAAAVVRRVLRHFLRALGHRPDADDVHELAAWWRSASYGRRLGVLLDNARADQVLALLPGGPGHLVVVTSREPLDALNAHGAFPYDLEPLDPAAAERLMARIAGRDRARGQRAALGAIAARCAYLPLPLVVAATSASACSAGGLSTLAHALSHTSASPLRSEGPRTVTSVLDQACDGLPDSTARRVYRLLSMVPLTEFDIDTAARACDLTPDQAAAALHHLFGARLLEPLGHRPGRDGTSYRFHDEVRPHAQQQATQVDGNKAVQDAVRGTGEWLLATFTRAERILTPHHRTLDRTLTRPVPPVDFSQGDGDEERGARAWVEAHMDDLAQMVREAARRQWHPMVWQLVHAAWPGVHILRLHDLSCELHRLGVTAAEACGDRMAQREMLTTGVIALRGLRRFGDGFTWATRAYALAREDGDRRSEGQATHEMALCAKGQGDQVTAVALLREALEICQEIGDRRAAALTRIVLGQIELENGRVTEASDHTGPAHVDLRAEGDLINAGRAALLLAETYAPPYGPSSARVRDLLDLAEADFHTTGTLSGQARLLRVRGNFAAREDDLEAARDYYTAALALYQTFSAHDADELADLLKSLPDERASPAL
- a CDS encoding DUF5999 family protein is translated as MCEHQPPCPTAEATDREAALLVAHHPEQGWSLLCNGVLVFEDTGELLPNGEVVAPHRPTDTHKVAA
- a CDS encoding class I SAM-dependent methyltransferase, translating into MLYRTHITSAAWDYRYTTGRGDVLPSQKELERFLLMAPSPRGLRVADLGCGTGKWTRQLALWGAARVTGYDYSPEALRQARLQEHPAVTYKSYDVNGDSIPTSFPTSLSPGSLDLVTCRFSLAYFDVARFLTDVARWLTRDGALYVLTPVADEQAGAEGAVDEDPYRRALSQTQLDSLLGNVQWARHNCLRDRNVAAVVLQGPHG
- a CDS encoding helix-turn-helix transcriptional regulator; its protein translation is MEQHSQPHSPSCAKRIRKSGNEAGHSVAEIVLEIHRCCHVSVLRAHRLARGWTQTEAVGHLRDLAKSLGLTTPRTDADQLRLWELGDHQPRRKAIDLLCRLYDCTAHDIGLAAPSTSPGTHPQQAMASSASGLPAPDPLTDRIDAARRSVDRTLALSSVSAAQMDLLDERLLDVRRQYLYTAPTDMLNVLLHEMEEVKGLSADRQPAAVQVRLSEMTAVLATLIADALMKLGRLTPSRAWYDTAQTAADDSGNLELRARVRAQRAMLPYYYGPLEGAVVLGREARLLSRGRQTPTAAFAAAAEARALARQGNAAAAEAAIAAAQRMYEHCHHGDQDDAFAFPERRLHLYLSGAYTALGRSSQARRAQEQALALYPARTGIDPALLQLEAAICLAQDRSPAEACQLAGTTFLQVPASHRTHILEERARHVLGVLPPGIRSGRAARELTEILALPKGRT
- a CDS encoding phosphotransferase codes for the protein MTAPAPAPGGFEEPELHQILNHACQAAQLDPSNARLLRGHTNAVVLLPDAHVVVKIARRGTPFATVQRTTAFVRWLMDRGFPTGPLYPGLEQPLLVDGHPVTIWAYLPQPDRPVSAAQIAKPLLTLHNLPAPPMDLPQHDNIRAIRRSIDAISSLPPASLRLLSDRVDRLEAELDAVQFALPTGVLQGDPQHRNALHYGDEAVLIDWDTVAYGHPEWDLVTIEVHCRRFGHGLDHYKGFAAAYGFDVTALPGYPTLRDLRELRMITTNARKTHHTPESVHEVQRRVEGLYQEDHDLRWHIL
- a CDS encoding conjugal transfer protein; amino-acid sequence: MLDSPPSPGSAAPPTAAGAALCQMNRRVQLGRLMVLAALTAGPLALLVSAWPSPSTSSAAPASKPQRTSEVAAHADPAGYAAEFVDAWLRTTDDPTSPAAERARSLAPEVALPSRKDGAPMPRRVTPVRSIARGGGAWSVTVAVQFEGAVRYFAVPTRVSADGGSAVMTGAPALVPAPGRLAVPDSPYGVSVESGPLTATVRGFLAAYLAGQGEVTRYLAPGARASAVSPAATSVAVREVSAREDAAADGLVPRPGARVHVLAQVEARDGWGRWPLAYELTLSARGDRWEISAIAAGGGR